AGAAGGACAGGGAGCGGTACCTGCAGCGGTGCCTCGAAGCtctcgtcgccaccgtcgtcgccgcggtgcccagGCTTCACGACGCCATCCTTCGGGAGATtgaccgcctcgtcgccggcggccggCCGGGGAGCAGGGAGTCGGGAACGCGGAGTCACGGGGGCGTCAccctcgggggcggcgggctcgcgggcatcgcgggcgcctcggtcgacccgtcgcggccgggCACTCCGGGAACAGCCGGATCCCCGCTGGCGCTCTTCCCGGCGCTCGTCCACCTGCTCGGGTCGCTCGCGCTTCGCCCGAGGctgtgcgacgacgcgttttTGCTCGCGTGCGCAACGTACGTGTCGAAAGCGGAGGGCCCGAACAGGTGTAccttccccggcgccgaacaGTTTCGAACCGACGTcttcgcgctcctcgagacGCTCTCGCagtgcgcgccgacgctggTTCAAACtgcgccgggcgcggtgacgagcgcgttgctccccgcgctcgcggacgtcctggcgcggggcggggggtcCGGCGCAGGTACCGGGTCCGGGGGGTCGAGCGCGGATGGCCGGTTCCTGGCGCTGAAGCTGACGTGCGACCTGGCGCTGCCGCTGTGGCTGGACCCGGACCTGGACGATAACACGGGTTCGGAGCGCGACGGTTCCAATCCTGGCGATGACGGTTCCAATCGCAATGGACGGCGGgaagcgctcgcggcgctcatccgcggcgtgctCCTTCCGCTGTGCcccgcgctgctcggcgacgaggacccgATACCGCTGTACGCGCTCAAGCTGCTGGGGGGCGCGCTGGAGGCTGACGCGGGAAtgtgcggcgacgccgcgcggttgGGTTTGGCGCCCAAATTTTTCGAGTTTCTCTCGCTCGAGCACACCAACAACAACGTGCACAACGTGCGTCTgtgcctcgcgctcgcgaggtccAGAGCCGTGCGCACCCTCGAGCTCCTATGCgacttcgccgcgggtcacaaggtggccgccgtcctcgcctaCGCGCACGAGAACGCGGTGGAACCCTTCCTGGAACCCTCGCTCGGTATctgcgccgcgctcttcactcgcgtcgtcgacttGCGTGACGAAAACGGTCGTGACGGCTCCGATCcgcacgacgccctcgacgcggcgatggacggcgtcgcgccgcttcTAGACGTCACGCACGTGCTCATCGagtgcgccagcgcgggcgaGACGGAGGTTgcgtccttcgccgtcccatcgctcgccgcgcagtcgTTACGACTCGCGGTGGACCTGTtcccggaggaggcgtcggcAGCCATCTTCGCCCGGGGAACGCCGCTGGCGGAtgcggtcgacgcgctgggGACGGCTGCGGCGGTGGACAGGGGCGAACGCGGGTTCGCGGATGTGGATTTGCCGACGGGCGGTCCGAGTccgggcggctcgggcggctcgggcggcgcgggcggcgcgggcgcgggcgcgacgtcgtcctccgggtcgagctcgccgagacggggtttcgcgcgcgcgcagaggtcgggcctcggcgccatcgccgcggcggcgacggcggcggcgaggagagcgTCGCCCCCGTTTGACGCGAACAGCTTGACCCCGGGTGAGACGACGCGgttggaggcggcgctgaggcGGCTGGCGCGTGGGGAGCCGTGCGGGGTgatcgctcgcgccgcggcggaggcggcggacggggtgGCGGAGATGCTCGCCAGGGCGCCCAGGTGATCATCTTACTTagagggcgcgagcgagcgacggTGGTGAGTTTGCAGTGCTTTTGTCGTAAGAATGTCGTTCAGAATCCGCGTGCGTCAATGATTCATTCCATGCATGGCGAGCTCCGTGgcgagcgcccccgcggcggaggactgGCCGAGGCCCAGTAACTGCCCTGCTCCGCAGGATGAAAACGCGCGGTGGATCGAGGCTGGTCGCGCGGAGCGGTGCAAGCGACGGACGGAATCGCTCCACTGCCGGGACGTCGTGCTGAGCGACGGGTTCGTCCTCTACGTGGATCCGCGGGCACGATTTTTCGTGGTGAACAAGCCCGCGGGGATGTACGTGGAGAACGTGCTCGACTTCATCGAGCGGTACATGGAGGAGGTCAGGAGGGCACCAGAGCGGCATAGCGAGAGGAGTAAACGCGCGAAGACTTGTTCCGACGGTGCGACTTCGATTCGCGAGGCTTTCGACTCGCTGGCGAAGGTTGGGGAGCGATTCCAGTTGTTGCATCGCCTCGACAGGGACACCACGGGGTGCTTGGGTATCGCGTGCGACAAGGAGACGAACAGGATCTTGTCGCGCGCGTTTCAGGAGGGGCGGGTGAAGAAGCATTACGTCGCGCACTGCATCAACACGAAGTTTGCCGACGATTTCCAGAAGAAGTGGAAGGACTGGGAGGTGGACGAACCCTTCGAAGATGGCAGCAGAGCGATGACGTGGCCGCAGAGGTTTTGCAATTTCAGACTCGAGTGTCACACGGGACACGGTCGGTCCAAGCACGGCCTGTGGCGGCTATACGCGAAGGAGGACGTCGGTCGCGAGCTGCCGGGAGGAAGCAAGGTCAAGGAAGCGCGCACGAACCTCTATCGCGGCTTCGATTCTGATTCGGACAGCAAACGATTGGCGCATCTGCGAGAGTTGCAAAgcttccccgtcgtcgcggaacCGATCACGGGCCGGACGCACCAGATTCGCATGCACTGCTCGCAGTATTTTCCCATCGTCGGAGACTACAAATACGGGTACGATGATACGGCGGATGATGACGTGGTccaggaggagcgcgagaagGGCTACAGGTTGCACTCGTTCTCGCTGGAACTGCCGATTAAGATTCCAGATGGCAATGGTTTTCGCGACACGCTTGTGctggctccgccgccgtcgtggtgGAACGAGGAGGAGTGGGGAACGTACGACATACTCATGGAACGATTCTTCGCCTAAGTGTAGCTACTTGTATTGAATCACGGCCCTACGCGATTGCTAAGTTGTCTAAAAATAATTGGTGCCCCGCCGCATACGTCCCCCATCAGAACGGCGCGCCGGACCCGCCCTTCTTCAGCAATTTCGCCTTTGCCTCGTTGATCTTGGTCGCGATATAGTCCGACCCTCCAGCGTCCGGGTGGTTCGCGATCATCACCTTCCGGTGCGCCGCGAGAACCttgtccttcgccgcggactcgcGCACGCCCAGGAtcaacgccgcctcgcgtTTCGTCATCTCCGGCTCGAACCCGCCGTCGTAAAATTTCCGCATGCGAGGAGGGGCTTTCCTCCACGCCTCGAACGACAGGATAGCGGCCCGGCCggtcagcgcgagcgccgccacggacgcgcccgcgatgatcggcgtcgtcattTGCGCTAATAAGTGGACAACGCGGAGGAGTCGAGACGAGGACTGTGATCGGGAGGTGCCGGAAATGAAAAATTCCGAGTCTGCCTCGCATCTCTTCGTCTCTGGGTGTTTGCTCATACGCCAAAGTTCACCGCTGCGGTTTAGTACTTATTTCTAAAAACCCGATTCCCGCCAGATCAGCTGCAACTCCTTGCAAATGAACAGCGTTCGCTCAACTGAGCGAATTTGACCATCACAGTCGGTCCGGCTCATACCGGACTTCCTGTACTATCCCTGGGTTATAGATCCGGGATTACAATGTGCGATAGTATAGTGGTTAGTATCCCACGCTGTCACCGTGGAGACCCGGGTTCAATTCCCGGTCGCGCAGTCACTACTTTTTACACTTTTTGACCACGCAGGCGTCCtcccctcggcgtcggctaCGTCCTCGTCCAGAAACGCGCGATTCGACGCGGTAACGAGAGCACCACGACTCGCAAGACGTCGGTGGGGTTGGTGTTTTCCCTCGTCAAGGAAAATGGATATTTAGCCCTGATTTCGCTTCGCACCGAACCGGATTTCCGTCGTTCCCCGGATCGTGTTTGCCTTTAATCGATTTCGTGGAGCTCCGGGATTTCACCACGATGTCGAGAGCGCAAGCCGCAGCCCGGATAAAATcgctccacctcgtcgtTGTGCCGGGAGAGCCAGAACGTCCCGCGCCCCACGAACATGCTCCGCAACGCGTGTCGTCGCActctcgcggaggcggcggcgtctttCAGCGGGAGGAAATCTTCTTTCGCATGGCGCACGGTAGTCTCGGATAACGCAGGGTCGTCGGTCGTCGGCAACGACTGCTTCCGACGGATcgcgcgccagcctcgaGGATCTTATTGTTTTCCCACCACAGGCATCAGCcggaccgcgtcgacgtcgacgaggacgcggcaATCGGCTCACCAGGAGATGGCAGGCGTCGTGGAGGACCTCGCCGTGGAGCTCCACCCGTGGAGCAAGCTCCCGCTCCAAATCGCGGTCGCCatgggcgtcgcgagcttctgGCGCGGAGCCTGGTACGTCATGGACACGACCGTcttccccgacgacgccctcaagtccggcgccgcgtgtcTGGTCGCCGGAACCGCCGGCCTGGCGAAACTGCAGAggtacgcggcgtcggaggtgCATCGCAGGTACATCGCCAGGCGGattccgcccccgccgagcgTCCGGTACGGGCTGCTGTACGGCATGGGACTGAGCTGCGTGGCGGTGTGGAGGGGCACGTGGTGCATGTGGGACGCCGCGTTTGAAGCCTTCGACCCTTGGGCCTTGAAGGGACGGTCGGGGGATCCGCCGGCCACTGACGACGACGTAAATCGGACGTCGATGTCGGAGCAGTCGTTCACGTTCTtgaacggcgcggcgtcgcacgtcgccgccattGCGGGTTTGGTCTCGGCGGGGTACCTGAGCTCGGTgctgtcgccgcccgcggtgtgCTTCCTGCTCAACGACGAGGCGCTTCGAAAGAGGGCGTGCGCGGTGAGCCCGGTGTACAGGGAGGAGGCCAGGCGGGAGTTCCTGAAGGGGGCGGCGTGGCTCTTCGGCAACTCGGGGCCGGTCAAGCGGGCGGTCAAGTAATTTAGATTTCGTCTTTTTAGGATAACGTGAGCGTAAGTGTCGTCGCGCGCTTCCACCTTTAGAAGGGGACGAACTCCTTGTCGATGATGTGCTTGTGGGCGCCCATCTTGCCGTTGGCCACCATGGAGCCCatgacgtccacggcgatgCGCAGCGCCATGAGGCTGGTGATGTCGGAGACGTCGTAAGGCGGCGACACCTCGACAATCTCCAAGCCGCAGaggccctccgcggcgacgaggccgacgagcTTTAACGCCTCGCGGGGGAGCAGACCGCCGGGCTCGGGCCAGCCGGTGCCGGGCACGAACGCAGCCTCGAGGGAATCGATGTCGTAGCTCATGTACACGGCGTCTGCGCCGTCCCAGGCTCTTTCCAGGGCCATCTCGGCAACCTTGGGAatgccgagctcctcgacgtcgtccatgGTGAACACGTTGGTCCGTCGGCCGACGATGTGCTCGACCGCGGGTCTCGGGACCTGCcagccgccgatgccgatcTGGACCAGGTTAGTCGCGGGGACGTTCGGGATGTTGGTGGCGTG
The genomic region above belongs to Micromonas commoda chromosome 4, complete sequence and contains:
- a CDS encoding predicted protein, which codes for MASSVASAPAAEDWPRPSNCPAPQDENARWIEAGRAERCKRRTESLHCRDVVLSDGFVLYVDPRARFFVVNKPAGMYVENVLDFIERYMEEVRRAPERHSERSKRAKTCSDGATSIREAFDSLAKVGERFQLLHRLDRDTTGCLGIACDKETNRILSRAFQEGRVKKHYVAHCINTKFADDFQKKWKDWEVDEPFEDGSRAMTWPQRFCNFRLECHTGHGRSKHGLWRLYAKEDVGRELPGGSKVKEARTNLYRGFDSDSDSKRLAHLRELQSFPVVAEPITGRTHQIRMHCSQYFPIVGDYKYGYDDTADDDVVQEEREKGYRLHSFSLELPIKIPDGNGFRDTLVLAPPPSWWNEEEWGTYDILMERFFA
- a CDS encoding predicted protein translates to MTTPIIAGASVAALALTGRAAILSFEAWRKAPPRMRKFYDGGFEPEMTKREAALILGVRESAAKDKVLAAHRKVMIANHPDAGGSDYIATKINEAKAKLLKKGGSGAPF
- a CDS encoding predicted protein, producing MLRNACRRTLAEAAASFSGRKSSFAWRTVVSDNAGSSVVGNDCFRRIARQPRGSYCFPTTGISRTASTSTRTRQSAHQEMAGVVEDLAVELHPWSKLPLQIAVAMGVASFWRGAWYVMDTTVFPDDALKSGAACLVAGTAGLAKLQRYAASEVHRRYIARRIPPPPSVRYGLLYGMGLSCVAVWRGTWCMWDAAFEAFDPWALKGRSGDPPATDDDVNRTSMSEQSFTFLNGAASHVAAIAGLVSAGYLSSVLSPPAVCFLLNDEALRKRACAVSPVYREEARREFLKGAAWLFGNSGPVKRAVK